In the genome of Suncus etruscus isolate mSunEtr1 chromosome 3, mSunEtr1.pri.cur, whole genome shotgun sequence, the window cagttaaaatttttattctttgcggccggagaggtggcactagaggtaaggtgtctgccttgcaagcgctagcatagaacagaccgcggtttgatcccctggcgtcccatatggtccccccaagccaggagcgatttctgagcgcatagcaaggtgtaacccttgagcctcaaatgggtgtggcccaaaaaccaaaaaaaaaaaaattaatcattgaCCTACATAAATGTATTGAGGTAATGTAATGTCTTTAACAAGTTTTAGAAGCACCACCTAATCTTTCTAAAAAACTaatactttctaatttttattcttttttttaaaaacttgattgattggtttctcagccacacctagcagcgctcagaggttactgctggctctgcacccagaaatcacctctggccggctagaccatatgggatgctgggaatcaaaccgggtccctcctgggtcagctacatgcaaagcaaatgccctactgctgggctatctttTGGCCcctctaatttttattctttttcttggggggggggtcacacctggcagcgctaatggattactcctggctccacgctcagaaaccgctcctggcaagctcaggggaccatatgggatgccgggattctctccggcccctaatttttattcttaaaaaaattaagtattagggccagagcaatagcacagcagtaaggagtttgcctttcacgcaacCAACATAGGActgatggcggtttgaatcccggcatcccatatggtccccctcgcctgccaggggtaatttctgagcacagtgccaggagtaacccctgagtgtggctgggtgtgacctgcCCCCCAAGGGGATGCGAAGAGAAATACACTGGGTGTAGGTAAAGCAAGCTCTTGACCCAGGTTAATCCTCAGTACTTTTTGATTCTCTtgattctctgagcatcaccaggagactGCTCAGCACTGCAGGGATCGAGCAATTGATCCTTATATCATAGCACTGAACTGCTGGCTTAGTTGGCCAGAGGAGACTGGTCCTCGAGCACCAAATAAAGTTAACATGGGGGTGAGAAAATtactcagagggctggagcacatgctttgtgtgtaggaaccttgagtttgatctccagcacagcTGGACCCTAGAAAGTTAATATTATTGAcagcttctttaaaaataattagatctCACCTGCTGCTCTTATACAGAATTTGTAACTTGACATAGATGATTTAAGTGGCTTTCAGAGCAACAATGGCATGTCACTTTAGGGATAAGTAGTCATCAGctttgaatccagggcctcatacatgcaaggcaagtgctctacatcTTTGACCCAGAGTTTTGAATTTAAAATCTTGTTTCTCCACAGTTAATTCACGTAAGGTTGATCTTTGGGAACTACAATTTGAGGGACTTTGTCTCATCTAAATCTAGCCTTAGTCTAGGGTCTTGACTTTGCCTAGAGGACAAAGTATGAGCTGTGTTGGCTGAAGATGCTTGTTATTGGTGATGTTTGCCAACTAGAGGGCCTTGAAGATTATTGGATTTGTCCTTTGCAGCCTGGCAATTGGTACCATTAGTGGCCACGCCCGGCACTTCCCAGACCTTTGTGTGATCTGGGTTGATGCCCATGCTGACATCAATACACCCCTCACCACCTCATCGGGAAGTCTTCATGGACAGCCAGTTTCGTTTCTCCTCAGAGAACTAAAGGACAAGGTAAGTAGGTTAAAATGAAAGCAGAATGTTTTACTGGGGTCACCCTAGGAGGTTGAGATTGAATGACTTTTGTGAATGAAGGGCAGATTCAGGATGGTTTAGATTTAGAACTTCTTGCAATTCCTTTACCTGTTAATCAAACATAATTACATTATGGACAAGCTAGTCTGCTAGATGCCGAACATATAGATGACTTGCTGGGTACAAAGTGGTGAAGGTGGTGAAAGTGGCTGAGGAGTTTGATTCCTTCTGCTACCCTGACTACTGCCTGTTTTGGGGTACCTCCACCCAAAAGACAAAAGTGGTGATATGTTAACTCAAGCAGTTGATATCCCCACAGCCTGAAAGTTCCTTGGTTAGAGGCTCACAGGCCTTACTTTGACAAGTAAACATGGTCTGAGGATACAAGAATTCATATTAGACAGAATGTGTTTATCCCTCCTCTCAATGACGGGAGCAAATTAAACCAGCAGTACAAAGGTTGCTTGTTAGGCAGAATTAAGTGTTGTGACAGTTGGCAATTTGAGATGGGCACTGGCTATGTTTCAAGAACCAACCTGTAAACAATTTTTTATAATGTGCCAAGTGGTAGAAAAGAGGCAATCAGCAATATTCCTGTTATTTAGATAAGTTAATGAGAAACTAAGGCCATCATAAAAAATTTCTGGAGAAAGCAAATACAGTGTTCGCTAGTTGTCCTTCCAAAGACACTTGCATCAGTTGTTTTTCCCCCCAGATCAGATTTATCTTGTGTTGCTTTGAGCATGTTCTGTGAGTAGTAGAATTAACATATACTGGGAAGCAAATGGAGATTATTTGGGTGAGACAGAGAACTCTTGAAGAATCCTGTTCATTCTTCTCTGTTTAGGTACCACAACTGCCAGGATTTTCCTGGCTCAAACCTTGTTTATCTCCCCCAAGTATCGTATATATTGGTCTCAGAGATGTGGACCCTCCTGAGCGGTAAGTTAATATATTAAGGTTAAGCGTTGGACCTGTCCTAGCCACTAGAACAGGTTTTGCTTGCCTTACTGGTTGCAGATCACTAAAAAAAGACAAGCACCTCCCCATAACATACAGTTGTTTAAAAATGCTCTTTAAACTAAGGACTCCCTCCTTTATATCTCACCAgttttattctaaagaaatatgataTCCAGTATTTTTCCATGAGAGATATAGACCGACTTGGTATCCAAAAGGTCATGGAACAGACATTTAACCAGCTGATTGGCAAGTAAGTAATTACAACTGATGTGTAATTCTAGGTTCCAAGGGGAGCAGGACACACTCCAAGCCAACTGCACACTTTAGCCTATCTTGAGGataagtcttttcttttctttcctttttattttggtggcgGTAGGaaatttgggaccatacccaaaagagctcctggctctgcacttgggatcaTATAAGATACCAAGAACTGAACACCAGGTCAGCTCTCCCTCCAGCTCTAAAGTTTTCCTTTAAAAGCAAAAGTGGAACAGTAGGGATAAGGCCcctgaaagataatacagcaggttaaagcacttgctttacatgcagcagaccaggttcaatccccagtactgcataggGTACCCTAAAcgtgccaggtatgatcccctaTAAAAGGTATAAAATTTTTCAGGAGAAAGTAAGTTCATATTGAGTTTGCAAGGGCATTTTCTTAACATATTTGCTCACCTCTTTAGTCCATTTGGGGGTTTAGAGGTTTCCAAGCACTGCTTGAGAACTCtggaggccactcctggcaatacttagcCATGGCCAGGTGGTTTAGTGCTCagtccagcagtgctggggggccaCCAGGGTTTGACCCAGTAATGTCAGGTCAAACGCAGGTCCTTGCACTTGCTCCATTTTTGACTTAAACATTCTATTGccttttctgataattttatataaagctaATCTTGGTAGTCCTGAAAGATGGCCATGACTGCTAATTAAATGCCAGCTTTAAGCATTTTCCCAATGCTGTCTTTTTATGTCTGGATACTGATATGTGATTAGATAACAGCTGATAACATAATATCTTAAGTTGCCAACAAATTTAAAACATGCAACTTCTTGAGTCAGGAAGAcagctcaaagaactggagtgCACAATAGAATCCCAGGTTTAATCTTTGGCACCAATagctgtggtgccaggaattaaaccaaaaaaatatgtatGTTCTTAAATTGCCAAGAAATGTATTTGTTGGGTATTTGCTGGGTGTTAGTTTTAGCCATCGTAGACTAAGGTAGCTAAACTACTAATGGAAGCTACATCCATTAAATTCTGCTGCAGTAATACTGAGAGTAACAGCATCTAAAACCTAGAGCCAGCTGAAATTGTATAGTGTATCGAAATCGACTGCCACAATGAAGTAAAGAATTCCCACTCTTGGTAGATTTAATAGAGGAGGCTCTAATGACAGGTCTTAAGTTGGACTATCTAAAGTACACTAAACAACTAGTAACATCCTGACGTGCTATGTAGACAGCAGATGTGCTAAACATACTTAGTAACTTCCAGCAGCAGGACGGTGGAGGTCTGCTGCCTTAAAGCACTAGGGTTATAGCAACAAAGTCAAGGAGTCGGCACTATAGGATGGGtgtccaaacacaaacaaacaacaattctcttgtctttttttcttcaagaagAGAAAGGCCAATCCACCTGAGTTTTGATATTGATGCATTTGACCCTACACTGGCTCCAGCCACCGGAACCCCTGTTGTAGGGGGACTGACCTACCGAGAAGGCATGTACATTACTGAGGAAGTCCACAATACAGGTGAGGGGCGACTAGCTTGTTAACTACATATCTAAGCTCAAACCTCTTGCCCGCAGGGGATGTTTTCTACTATTTCTTGTCATTGCAGACATCATTGTTTAAACTTTGATAGCTATAAGGGgttggttggagtgatagtacagcagatagggtgcttgccttccatacaCAGCTCACCCAATTTCAATCTCCATCACTAtctatggccccctgagcaacaccgggtgtggccccaaagtaaaaataaaattttcataactAAAGGTCAGGTCAGGTTAAATAAGAGATAGTCGTTTAAGTAGAGGGAGACAGCTCTAGGGATGGAGCACATATTTTACATGTAGGAACTCTGGATTTGATCCATATGTACTATTctatgtggccctaaaacatcattaatagtggtaaggtgtctgccttgcatatggtagaACCAGTTCAGTCCTtgaaaccccatatggtccaccagaaATTATCCTAGTactgccaggcgtggcccaaaatgaggggaaaaaaaagttatttacacGAGTGGTTAACAACTGCCCAATGCCAAAAGACTGAAAACCACTGATTTAAAGGTATGTCTGGGCCTATACTATCATAATTTGCTAAAgtaatactgaaaaaaataatgcagaatTTCACTGAAATCAAATGTACCCTAACATCAAAAGGCTGGTTCCTGGGGAGCTGGAAATGTGAAGCTTAAGTTCCCTGAAGATTTTCAAACTGAATATTTATATGTCTGGTATATAATAATCCTCACTTGTACATGTCTTATATCAGTGTCTGTCAGGAGCTTAAATATAGAAGATGAGTGGTTAAATGCTTTTCACTGTAAAATGTGAACAAGtaaagtattaaacttaaaaagtCATGGAATTGAAGTCTAAATGGCATAGTGATGCCAGACTTAAGATTCAGAGctagggggggaaaaaaaaaactgttggagagatagcatggaggtaatgcgtttgccttgaatgcataaggatggtggttcaaatcccggcattccatatggtcccccgagcttgccaggagtgatttctgagcgtagagccaggagtaacccctgagcgttgccaggtgtgacccaaaaactaaataaataaataaaataaaataaaataaaataaaataaaaactatttgggtagATATGGACAAATGAAAAATTTCTTGGAAATTTCTTAGAACGTTAGCCactacaagaagaaaaagaatatttgtcaTCAAATCAGTCACAAGCAAATTACTCTCATGTACTGACCCAAAAATCCTAGATGCAGTCAGTTCCTCCTTAGGCAGTAAGTGTAAGCCGGAAGAGGTTATTTGGTTTCCAAAGATACCCCCGGGGGTAGGGGTtaatatcttataatatttagTGGTTAAAACTTGTTccttctggggccgggtaggtggcgctggaggtaaggtgtctgccttgcaagcgctagccaaggaaggaccgcggttcgatcccccggcgtcccatatggtcccccccaagccaggggcgatttctgagcacatagccaggagtaacccctgagcgtcaaacgggtgtggcccaaaaaccaaaaaaaaaaaaaaaaaaaaaaaaaaacttgttcctTCTTTCTGTATAGTAGTTCATCCCCAAAATATGTCATGATACCATCAACTGGATACTTTGCTTAAAACAGTGATAAAACTCTGTCCAAAATGGGCAGTACAAAATTTGGGGGAAAAGCCTGACAATGTTAATCAAACCAAGGACTTGACTTGGACATTCTCAGTCTTAGTCTGGTATACTAGGTATTTGAACTAAAATTTATCTCCAATAGGAGAAGGTGTAAAGAAGTCGCTGACATTGCGCTAGGTAAATAAATTTATGGTAAGAACTTCTGCCTTACCGTCATGAGTAGCGGGGAACTTGCCTGAGCTTTTGTCATACCATGTTGTTGCAGGGTTGCTGTCGGCGCTGGATCTCGTTGAAGTCAATCCTCGGTTGGCTGCTTCTGAGGAAGAGGCCAAGGCTACCGCTGGCCTGGCAGTGGATGTGATTGCTTCAAGTTTTGGTCAGACAAGGGAAGGAGGGCACGTTGGCTATGACCAGCTGCCTACACCCCGCTCACCAGACGAATCAGAAAATAAAGAGCGTGTGCGAATTTAGGAAATGCCGTATCAGATACACTTGTCAAAGGGGAGTCACTCTATGAGTCGTGAGAAGTATCTGGTGGGACAGGTACTAACTGGTCATCTGGTTCAATTCTGCCTTAATGAGAACATCTGTGCATTCTCAAAATCAACGTTCCCTTGACCTCCCCCTTTTGGGTGACTGTAAATGTACTGGGGCTTTTGCAGTTCATGGCTATGTTAATATTAATGTTGGTATGATGTAAATTTAAAGAAGTCATAAACTGCATTTATTACCTTGGTATAGCACACGGCTCTTGTTGTGTTCttcacatgtgtttttttttttttcctctttcctccctcctcccacagtCTGGCCACACAGTGCATCCTTGAACCGTTAGCTCACAGCAGCAATACGCTTATTCCAAATCTCTTAATGCCCTTCGTTCACAGTGCCAAAGTTCAGGTTCTCAAACTTATTCGAAGGGTCTAATGCTTGCGCAAGAATTTGTAATAGACCAGGCCTGCCAGGATGGCTACCTCCAGTAAGATGATAATGCAAAGTAGTAGCTTGTTGGTTACCACTCTACAAAGAGAAAAGTGGGATACGATTAGAATTATAGATatcatttctttccattctttacaCTGTTAGGCAGactgtgtttttttatttaattacatacCCACATAGCAATAAGGCTCATGAGCTGTAACGTATATACAGAAATGTTGAATTCTGGGACTGTCACTACCAAAGAATTCCTTCCTGTTTCTAAAATGTCTTCTGAAATAGCCTTTCTAGGGCTAGAGAGTAGCAGAGTTTCTGaatgtgctttccttgcatgtggccaccatTTGGTCCTCAAACACTGTCATAAATGACTCCTAAGAACTACTAGATGTGGCCAAAATGCCTCCACCATATTTTCCCTCACCCCCAAGTTATCTTTTCTAAACCCAGAGAGTTTGAACACTGACCACCTGCGTGCATTGAGTATCAAGGCctattgctctctctctccggtccccaagaaatataaaggaatataCTGAAATGTAaacacctgggcccggagagatagcacagcggcgtttgccttgcaagcagacgatccaggaccaaaggtggttgttttgaatcccggcgtcccatatggtcccctgtgcctgccaggagctatttctgagcagacagccaggagtaaaccctgagcactgccgggtgtggcccaaaaaccaaaaaaaaaaaaaaaaaaagaagaaatgtaaacaCCTATATAAAGCTCTTCTGCATATCTGCTATATTCTCCTTCCagcgagggccagagagataaatg includes:
- the ARG2 gene encoding arginase-2, mitochondrial isoform X1; this encodes MSLRSSLSRLLRTQVYCAPKKSVHSVAVIGAPFSRGQKRKGVEYGPAAVREAGLMKRLSDLGCRLKDFGDLNFTPVPKDDVYNNLILNPRSVGLANQELAEAVSDAISGGYSCVTVGGDHSLAIGTISGHARHFPDLCVIWVDAHADINTPLTTSSGSLHGQPVSFLLRELKDKVPQLPGFSWLKPCLSPPSIVYIGLRDVDPPERFILKKYDIQYFSMRDIDRLGIQKVMEQTFNQLIGKRERPIHLSFDIDAFDPTLAPATGTPVVGGLTYREGMYITEEVHNTGLLSALDLVEVNPRLAASEEEAKATAGLAVDVIASSFGQTREGGHVGYDQLPTPRSPDESENKERVRI
- the ARG2 gene encoding arginase-2, mitochondrial isoform X2; amino-acid sequence: MSLRSSLSRLLRTQVYCAPKKSVHSVAVIGAPFSRGQKRKGVEYGPAAVREAGLMKRLSDLGCRLKDFGDLNFTPVPKDDVYNNLILNPRSVGLANQELAEAVSDAISGGYSCVTVGGDHSLAIGTISGHARHFPDLCVIWVDAHADINTPLTTSSGSLHGQPVSFLLRELKDKVPQLPGFSWLKPCLSPPSIVYIGLRDVDPPERRERPIHLSFDIDAFDPTLAPATGTPVVGGLTYREGMYITEEVHNTGLLSALDLVEVNPRLAASEEEAKATAGLAVDVIASSFGQTREGGHVGYDQLPTPRSPDESENKERVRI